In one window of Candidatus Hydrogenedens sp. DNA:
- the nhaC gene encoding Na+/H+ antiporter NhaC — protein MKENAVTLKLALLPCILLIVLLVINVWLFGDEATSGPCQVALLISSIIGGIIGHTKLGLSYRDIEKKAIHSIVLAMEAIIILLIVGATIALWIQGGIVPTVIYYGVKILTTKSFPIVACIICSIVSLAIGSSWSTMGTIGVALMGIGKALGYSEPLIAGAIISGAYLGDKMSPLSDTTNLAPAVSGTNLFVHVKNMLNTTVPSYIITLIVFLVIGLLYNAGNQDIHQTDAIIKGLEQNFTIHWAFFAVPITVIFLAMRKTPAIPALTIGCILGGILSFIFQNGTPKELSQLPIFVSQNYQRIIHVAYHGYVLQSGIPVLDDLLSTGGMEKMFSTISLIIMAMLFGGVMEATGMLQKIAETMLHYVHSAGQLMASTVVTCVIFNVFAAEQYLAIIIPGRMFRASYVARDLDMRNLSRVLEDGATVTSVLVPWNTCGAFASSVLGVSTFHYLPFCFFNWITPLISIFMSLINYNIIPAKPQEKEDINAQSTNQQS, from the coding sequence ATGAAAGAAAATGCAGTAACATTAAAATTAGCACTCCTACCCTGTATTTTATTGATTGTCCTTTTGGTAATTAACGTCTGGCTGTTTGGAGATGAAGCCACTTCAGGTCCCTGTCAAGTAGCCTTGCTAATTTCCTCTATCATAGGAGGAATTATTGGACATACAAAATTAGGTTTATCCTATCGAGACATCGAAAAAAAGGCAATTCACTCTATCGTACTGGCAATGGAGGCAATCATTATTCTATTAATTGTCGGGGCAACTATTGCATTATGGATACAGGGAGGTATTGTACCCACGGTCATTTACTATGGAGTAAAAATACTTACGACAAAATCGTTCCCTATTGTGGCGTGTATCATTTGTTCTATTGTCTCTTTAGCAATTGGTAGTAGTTGGTCTACGATGGGAACTATAGGTGTGGCGCTAATGGGGATTGGCAAGGCTTTAGGATATTCCGAACCACTAATCGCAGGGGCAATCATTTCAGGTGCTTACCTCGGAGATAAGATGTCTCCCCTATCTGACACGACCAATCTTGCGCCAGCAGTAAGTGGGACAAATCTTTTTGTACACGTAAAGAATATGTTAAATACAACGGTTCCTTCTTATATCATCACTTTAATTGTTTTTTTAGTTATTGGCTTACTTTATAATGCAGGTAATCAAGATATACATCAAACAGATGCTATCATCAAAGGATTGGAGCAAAATTTTACAATTCACTGGGCATTCTTTGCAGTCCCTATTACGGTTATTTTTTTAGCGATGAGAAAAACCCCAGCCATACCTGCGTTAACTATAGGTTGTATTTTAGGTGGAATTTTATCATTTATTTTCCAAAATGGCACACCTAAAGAGTTATCACAACTTCCCATCTTCGTATCCCAGAACTATCAGAGAATTATTCATGTTGCCTATCATGGATATGTCTTACAAAGTGGTATTCCCGTATTAGATGACTTATTATCCACAGGGGGTATGGAAAAGATGTTTTCAACCATTTCCTTAATTATTATGGCAATGCTTTTTGGAGGTGTTATGGAGGCAACAGGAATGCTCCAGAAAATAGCCGAGACCATGTTACACTATGTGCATTCCGCAGGGCAATTAATGGCATCTACCGTTGTAACCTGTGTTATTTTCAATGTCTTTGCTGCAGAGCAGTATTTAGCCATAATCATTCCGGGGCGTATGTTTCGTGCCTCCTATGTGGCAAGGGATTTGGATATGCGTAATTTATCACGTGTATTGGAGGATGGTGCAACAGTTACATCTGTATTAGTTCCTTGGAACACATGTGGAGCCTTCGCAAGTTCTGTATTGGGCGTTTCAACCTTTCACTACCTTCCCTTTTGCTTCTTCAACTGGATTACACCTTTAATATCTATTTTTATGTCCTTAATCAATTATAATATTATTCCTGCAAAACCACAGGAAAAAGAAGATATAAATGCACAATCAACAAACCAACAATCCTAA
- a CDS encoding polyprenyl synthetase family protein: MKTEAGISLSEIYEPIQSPIKKVEQEVQSIWEEALNLVEIDPATAPKAKGKLLRPAVCLLCAGAIGKEDLDSFVYLGTSFELLHLASLTHDDVIDRAILRRGGQSLNTLWDNHAAVLGGDYLVARAIELLGSYKNYEIILHSVRCVREMAEGELKFFAKPIESFSIEDCTELARNKTAMLFARSASSPAFINNLPEKDALFSFGENIGIAFQFIDDLLDLTQDTTILGKPRYSDITEQKVTLPILLLWDNLNTDEKRFFKDIFGKTLSLEEQCWIQNMLEKYKIEKSVLDYAERLGVTAIDQIKELPETKFKKSLIKLCKFIIYRQN; the protein is encoded by the coding sequence ATGAAAACAGAAGCAGGAATAAGTTTATCAGAAATATATGAACCTATTCAGAGTCCAATAAAAAAAGTGGAACAAGAAGTCCAGTCGATATGGGAAGAAGCACTAAACTTAGTGGAAATAGACCCAGCAACAGCCCCAAAGGCAAAAGGGAAATTATTACGTCCAGCAGTATGTTTGCTATGTGCAGGTGCCATAGGTAAAGAGGATTTGGATTCCTTTGTATATCTAGGCACTTCCTTTGAATTACTCCATTTAGCATCCCTCACTCATGATGATGTAATTGACCGTGCAATATTACGAAGAGGTGGGCAATCATTAAACACGTTGTGGGACAATCACGCTGCTGTTTTAGGGGGCGATTATTTAGTGGCTCGAGCCATAGAACTTTTAGGGAGTTATAAAAATTATGAGATTATCCTTCACTCTGTCCGCTGTGTTCGGGAAATGGCAGAAGGGGAATTAAAATTCTTTGCAAAACCCATTGAATCATTTTCAATAGAAGATTGCACTGAATTAGCCCGTAATAAAACAGCAATGTTGTTTGCTCGTTCCGCTTCTTCACCTGCATTTATTAACAACCTACCAGAAAAAGATGCCTTGTTTTCTTTTGGAGAAAATATAGGGATTGCATTTCAATTTATTGATGATTTATTAGACCTTACTCAGGACACAACTATATTAGGAAAACCACGATATAGCGATATTACTGAACAAAAAGTGACATTGCCTATCTTATTGCTATGGGACAATTTAAATACTGATGAGAAAAGATTCTTCAAGGATATATTCGGAAAAACATTGTCATTAGAAGAACAATGTTGGATTCAAAACATGTTGGAAAAGTATAAAATTGAAAAAAGTGTACTTGATTATGCAGAACGGTTGGGAGTTACAGCGATAGACCAAATAAAAGAACTTCCAGAAACGAAATTCAAAAAGTCATTAATAAAACTTTGTAAATTTATTATTTATCGACAAAATTAA
- a CDS encoding RNA polymerase sigma factor, with translation MLNRDNNPISHEISDKKLIEQIKNGDEQAFVTIMNRYYNMVFYACLKRLHNKEIAKEAVQEVFLKVWKNINSCSEETFFTSWLLTITQNHCIDLIRKDKSRRNHEQSMEEIENIDSFLSKHDAIQNKLETEYIYHLIEQLPEPQRFVLKKRLEGWSVQEIAEHLNCPLGTVLSRFSLGKRKIYELMKISNITLKDL, from the coding sequence ATGTTAAATAGAGATAATAATCCGATCTCACATGAGATATCGGATAAAAAACTCATTGAACAGATAAAAAACGGCGACGAACAAGCATTCGTCACTATTATGAATCGGTACTACAATATGGTATTTTATGCATGTCTAAAAAGATTACATAACAAAGAGATTGCTAAAGAGGCAGTTCAGGAAGTTTTTTTGAAAGTATGGAAAAATATCAACAGCTGTTCAGAAGAAACTTTTTTTACGTCATGGTTGCTTACAATCACACAGAACCATTGTATTGACTTAATACGGAAAGATAAAAGTCGGAGAAACCACGAGCAGTCCATGGAAGAAATAGAGAATATAGATAGTTTTTTATCAAAACACGATGCGATTCAAAATAAACTTGAAACAGAATATATATATCACCTCATTGAACAACTTCCTGAACCACAACGTTTCGTGCTTAAAAAAAGATTAGAAGGCTGGAGCGTTCAAGAAATTGCAGAACATTTAAATTGCCCATTAGGCACCGTTTTAAGCCGTTTTTCATTGGGAAAAAGGAAAATTTACGAACTTATGAAAATATCAAATATAACATTGAAAGATTTGTAA
- a CDS encoding metallophosphoesterase — translation MKKWNLIHSSDFHLGYDPDGIWNNRILTSISFDILRCFLKDVVQYHPDFIIVTGDVCSCEDESLEKEIRKIFDTINIPFYLLGGNHDLKTHQSRSRVLKYFDKHFPTSRFTYSFTYKNLHFCMLEVSWVWDDLTVHAIRDPSQIKNMKETHSGIQWVLAEEHAEWLKEELKTCRDKPVVVSIHCPLFPIPDRCKYDGYRDSGILTNAEEVLDILYQHPKTCVVLSGHMHMNYIVQNKNVVQITTSALCEYPIEFRRIIVSPEYMEVETLGLSDKSFAEKSLIHGREMVRGAPEDRHFTIPLV, via the coding sequence ATGAAGAAATGGAATTTAATACACAGTTCGGATTTTCATCTTGGTTATGACCCCGACGGGATTTGGAATAATCGTATTTTAACATCTATTTCATTTGATATTCTGAGATGTTTTCTTAAAGATGTTGTTCAATATCATCCCGATTTTATTATTGTTACTGGTGATGTATGTTCTTGCGAAGATGAATCGTTGGAAAAGGAAATACGTAAAATATTTGATACAATCAATATTCCATTCTATCTTTTGGGTGGAAATCATGATTTAAAAACACATCAATCACGATCTCGTGTTTTAAAATATTTTGATAAACATTTTCCAACCTCTCGATTTACCTACTCATTCACATATAAGAATCTTCACTTTTGTATGTTAGAAGTAAGTTGGGTTTGGGATGATTTGACGGTGCACGCAATTCGGGACCCTTCTCAAATTAAGAATATGAAGGAAACCCATAGCGGTATCCAGTGGGTTCTGGCTGAGGAACATGCGGAATGGCTAAAAGAGGAACTTAAAACATGCAGGGATAAACCTGTCGTTGTATCTATTCATTGTCCTCTATTTCCTATTCCAGATCGATGCAAATATGATGGATATCGAGACAGCGGAATTTTGACCAATGCAGAAGAGGTCTTGGATATACTTTATCAACATCCCAAAACCTGTGTCGTTTTATCTGGTCATATGCACATGAATTATATCGTCCAGAATAAAAATGTAGTTCAAATAACCACGTCTGCTTTGTGTGAGTATCCGATAGAATTTCGCAGGATAATTGTTAGCCCAGAATACATGGAAGTTGAGACATTAGGTTTGTCAGATAAAAGCTTTGCAGAAAAATCACTTATTCACGGTAGAGAGATGGTAAGAGGTGCTCCCGAAGACCGACATTTTACAATTCCACTTGTATAA
- a CDS encoding DUF2339 domain-containing protein: MGRNDKRIKELEEQIRQLTEQLEFLIRNKEETTDEPANINNNETQVSSDFDIRSSPSPDRAHIFPSIQPLISAIKTALKINSHQDLEQKIGSIWASRIGAILVITAVVLGARTTFYTSGINEWEKIGIGYCFSVILILWERISRKKNIFTDVILSSGLTGIYFTTYAALFINETKLLPIFNNNTLLFWVGLPALLLCLVPMIMIAHKRESTTIAGVGLFLTYYSVALSCYNEPNITTLIHALFTSITIAIITFIFYLLHNWLLLSWSSVLASYATYLYVFLYLNPHTYFQIPEKIYFWISFIFLTTCFVLFSITCILDARKRGEYRKGIAPLVGCNSAIYFCLTFYAVRTYYLPYEYLFRSGFALMLLLFTILSHLLGPRNNYIFKIFIIKTIIMSTLAIQAYFSGEKLLIALSIECLALALAHKRSGYLVYRVMNFFLLWVTFFWGIFYLGLRGEIFLFGMNIPTKWFAIYGTALFLFVVSWFYEHFVTSNHGHSEIDLSLSVRWQFPPLMMSILHACIASILILLITLVDFMDDPRLPLILTTELLFILALGIITSTPAIDFSSVLLLLSAQVCYLLYYFTQRDIIINVPYFLSTSLPLAFISFIGAYAWEQYLEHIRHHKQDLTHFILSLFPYITSVFITIIVINEVLSPLKVITITSLLGLAIYTFGGASRLPSFSISGIIFIVIASLNYMLYLSKIPQNQYNLPVLSLSIALFLIGIFAERITYITQKNVFGTGTPNMLIRILFLLIIANTALFAGYTCLPKNMIIFYWLTVSLFIILLGILLHEPLYRWTGFYILFITLMRTFFAFQYISSEIYRVLSFAVSAVVLLLIGWIYSRNQSSI; encoded by the coding sequence GTGGGTAGAAACGATAAACGGATTAAAGAGTTAGAAGAACAGATACGTCAATTGACAGAACAGTTAGAATTCCTAATTCGGAATAAAGAAGAAACGACTGACGAGCCAGCAAATATAAATAACAACGAAACGCAGGTATCATCTGATTTTGATATTCGTTCTTCACCGTCTCCAGATAGAGCACATATTTTTCCTTCAATTCAACCACTCATCTCTGCGATAAAGACGGCATTAAAAATAAATTCACACCAAGATTTAGAGCAAAAAATAGGTTCTATTTGGGCAAGTCGCATTGGGGCTATATTAGTAATAACAGCTGTTGTATTAGGTGCACGAACAACATTTTATACCTCAGGAATCAATGAGTGGGAAAAAATCGGAATAGGATATTGTTTTTCTGTAATCCTTATTCTATGGGAAAGAATAAGCCGAAAAAAAAATATCTTCACAGATGTCATTTTAAGTTCTGGCTTAACTGGAATTTACTTTACCACCTACGCAGCTCTTTTCATTAATGAGACTAAGTTATTACCCATCTTTAATAACAACACCCTTCTTTTCTGGGTAGGATTGCCTGCCTTACTTTTATGCCTTGTTCCTATGATTATGATCGCTCATAAAAGAGAAAGCACTACTATAGCGGGAGTAGGTTTATTCCTCACCTATTATAGTGTGGCTCTTAGCTGTTATAACGAACCTAACATAACGACGCTCATCCATGCCCTTTTTACAAGTATTACCATTGCCATCATTACTTTTATTTTCTATCTTCTTCACAATTGGCTTTTACTTTCATGGTCAAGCGTTCTTGCTTCGTATGCCACTTATTTATACGTTTTTTTATATCTCAATCCTCACACCTATTTTCAGATTCCCGAAAAAATATATTTCTGGATATCTTTCATATTTTTAACCACGTGCTTCGTCCTATTTTCTATCACATGTATTCTTGATGCACGAAAACGGGGAGAATATCGTAAAGGAATCGCACCTCTTGTTGGTTGTAATTCTGCTATTTATTTTTGTCTAACTTTTTATGCAGTTCGAACGTATTACCTTCCTTATGAATATTTGTTTCGCTCAGGCTTTGCATTAATGCTACTTCTTTTTACAATACTCTCCCATCTTTTAGGCCCTCGCAATAATTACATATTTAAAATTTTTATTATTAAAACCATCATCATGAGCACACTTGCTATTCAAGCATATTTCTCAGGTGAAAAGCTTCTAATAGCTCTCAGTATTGAATGTCTTGCATTGGCATTAGCACATAAAAGAAGTGGGTATCTTGTTTATCGAGTTATGAATTTTTTCTTATTATGGGTCACTTTCTTCTGGGGCATTTTTTATTTAGGTTTACGTGGAGAAATTTTTCTGTTTGGGATGAATATCCCAACCAAATGGTTCGCTATTTATGGGACTGCTCTATTCCTTTTTGTTGTTTCATGGTTCTATGAGCATTTTGTCACCTCTAATCATGGGCATTCTGAAATCGACCTTTCATTGTCAGTTCGTTGGCAGTTTCCACCCCTGATGATGTCCATATTGCATGCCTGTATTGCTTCAATCCTCATATTATTAATAACCCTCGTAGACTTTATGGATGACCCACGATTGCCTCTTATCTTAACAACAGAATTGCTTTTCATCTTAGCATTAGGCATCATTACATCGACACCTGCTATTGATTTTAGTAGTGTATTATTACTTCTCTCAGCCCAAGTATGTTATTTACTTTACTATTTTACTCAACGTGACATCATTATAAACGTTCCCTATTTTCTCTCTACAAGCCTCCCTCTGGCTTTTATATCCTTTATCGGGGCTTACGCATGGGAACAGTATTTAGAACACATTCGGCACCATAAACAGGACCTAACTCACTTTATTCTTTCGTTGTTTCCCTATATAACAAGTGTATTCATTACCATCATTGTTATAAATGAAGTTCTATCTCCATTAAAGGTTATAACGATTACTTCGTTATTAGGACTTGCTATATATACCTTTGGAGGTGCGAGCCGACTGCCATCCTTTTCCATCTCAGGAATTATTTTTATCGTTATTGCCTCATTAAATTATATGTTATACTTATCAAAAATACCTCAAAATCAATACAATCTTCCCGTCCTTTCACTTTCAATCGCTCTATTTCTTATCGGGATCTTTGCAGAAAGGATTACCTACATAACACAAAAAAATGTATTTGGGACAGGTACGCCCAATATGCTTATACGGATATTGTTTTTACTCATAATAGCAAATACGGCTCTCTTTGCTGGCTACACATGTTTGCCAAAAAATATGATTATTTTTTATTGGCTAACTGTCTCTCTTTTTATCATCCTATTGGGGATTCTACTACACGAGCCACTGTACCGATGGACTGGTTTTTACATTCTTTTCATTACCTTAATGCGAACCTTCTTTGCTTTCCAATATATTTCTTCTGAAATATATCGTGTTTTAAGTTTTGCCGTTTCAGCGGTTGTACTTCTTCTAATAGGTTGGATATATTCTCGAAATCAAAGTTCTATATAA
- a CDS encoding CCA tRNA nucleotidyltransferase, with protein sequence MIKTHKKNNDLLEKGARKICHILSNNGYIAYFAGGCVRDLIMKRTPIDYDIATNAVPDKVGTLFPHSITLWKNYGVVRVLLPEGEFEVTTFRSDAPYFDGRHPSSVTFSTPEEDAKRRDFTINALFYDPIHEKIIDYVGGQEDIKKRVIRTVGNPYQRFSEDYLRLLRAVRFSARFNFDIEEETLQAMKALHENIKNVSAERIRDEITKILTEGNPKLAFEILSQTELLREILPEIADLQGVQQDNEFHPEGDVWTHTLLALQELKQPPIELAMAVLLHDVGKKETFTVADRFRFPKHESVGAHITKNILERLRFSNIETEHIVWLVKNHMTLLQYPQMKESTRKKLFRNPIFPLLLELVKTDIKASHGDMSPLLQIETDYKAFLKELPKLKPLLCGKDLIALGYTPGPVFKTILSEIENAQLEGTLKTKEEAVQYVLKHWHK encoded by the coding sequence ATGATAAAAACACATAAAAAAAATAACGATTTATTAGAAAAAGGGGCACGAAAAATCTGCCATATTTTAAGTAATAATGGCTATATTGCTTATTTTGCTGGTGGTTGTGTTCGAGATTTAATCATGAAGAGAACTCCCATAGACTATGACATCGCAACCAATGCTGTTCCAGATAAGGTTGGCACATTATTCCCACATTCCATAACCTTATGGAAAAATTATGGGGTTGTCCGTGTCCTTCTTCCCGAAGGCGAATTTGAAGTGACAACCTTTCGTTCTGACGCTCCTTATTTTGATGGGAGACATCCTTCATCTGTCACATTTTCAACACCAGAAGAAGATGCTAAACGAAGAGATTTCACTATTAATGCCCTGTTTTACGACCCAATACACGAGAAAATTATTGATTACGTAGGAGGTCAAGAAGATATTAAGAAAAGAGTTATAAGGACGGTAGGTAACCCTTACCAACGTTTTTCTGAAGATTATCTTCGCTTACTTAGGGCAGTCCGATTTTCTGCTCGCTTTAACTTTGATATCGAAGAAGAAACATTACAAGCCATGAAAGCACTTCATGAAAATATAAAAAACGTATCTGCGGAACGGATTCGTGATGAAATAACAAAAATTCTAACGGAGGGAAATCCAAAATTAGCATTTGAAATTTTAAGTCAAACGGAATTACTACGGGAAATACTTCCTGAAATAGCAGATTTGCAAGGGGTTCAACAAGATAATGAGTTTCACCCCGAAGGGGATGTTTGGACACATACGCTTTTAGCCTTACAAGAATTAAAGCAACCACCAATTGAATTAGCGATGGCAGTGCTATTACACGACGTAGGCAAAAAAGAAACATTTACTGTTGCGGACCGTTTTCGTTTCCCAAAACACGAATCCGTAGGCGCACATATTACAAAAAACATATTAGAACGGTTACGATTTTCCAACATTGAGACAGAACATATCGTTTGGTTAGTAAAAAACCACATGACCTTACTTCAATATCCACAAATGAAAGAAAGTACTCGAAAAAAACTATTTAGAAATCCGATTTTTCCATTGTTATTAGAATTGGTTAAAACAGATATTAAAGCAAGCCATGGCGACATGTCCCCTCTTTTACAAATTGAAACAGACTATAAAGCCTTTTTAAAAGAGCTACCAAAACTAAAACCGTTACTATGTGGAAAAGATTTGATTGCTTTAGGTTATACCCCTGGACCTGTATTTAAAACGATTTTATCTGAAATTGAAAATGCTCAATTGGAAGGAACTTTAAAAACAAAAGAAGAAGCAGTTCAATACGTTCTAAAACATTGGCACAAATAA
- a CDS encoding DEAD/DEAH box helicase, producing the protein MNVAQIIDQLQKNKQFKQNLTAWNVIPAEPARYASFPPELDKRLIHALSKNGIYQLYTHQAEAVESAFRGENLCIVTPTASGKTLCYNLPVLQEILKNPSSRALYLFPTKALSQDQVHELKDISEKLEIGIRTYTFDGDTPTTARQAIRSAGQIVVTNPDMLHTGILPHHTIWIHLFENLKYVVIDEIHYYRGVLGSHLANILRRLKRIASFYGSNPQYICCSATIANPKELAEKLIEAPVTLIDKNGAPRSEKHFLFYNPPVIDRDLGIRKSSTKEATRIASELISKDIQTIIFARSRLQVEIVTTYLKDMARHKNIAEHRVCGYRGGYLPTERRAIEEGLRKGDILSVVSTNALELGIDIGSLDACIMVGYSGSISSTWQQAGRAGRRQGTSLVILVASSSPLDQFIVTHPEYFFSQTAENATLDPNNLYILTSHLKCAAFELPFMEGEIFGLDEHSTQAILEFLEEQHILHKVKKQWHWSAESYPAQDISLRTAAPGNVVILDSQNQGRVIGEVDYFSAPSEVFENAIYIHQSETYTIEHLDLEDRKAYARAVETDYYTDAELKVDLGILNPCEEREEPLHTCIWGELKVTWLPTIYKKIKFGTHENVGWGEIHLPEQTMHTLGYWIELSDTLIQEARIPEEHLSDALVSLVNTLRQVAPVQVLCDPADIRAHAMLKAPISQKPTLFLYERYPGGVGLSEKLFHHHYELIKASLSLLESCPCRNGCPSCVGPAIEIGSLGKQHALQLAQALRHAQEQRNVIPFQKRS; encoded by the coding sequence ATGAATGTAGCACAGATAATAGACCAACTCCAAAAAAACAAGCAATTTAAACAGAATCTAACCGCGTGGAACGTTATACCAGCAGAGCCTGCCCGTTATGCCAGTTTCCCTCCTGAATTAGATAAACGCTTGATACATGCCCTGTCAAAAAATGGTATTTATCAACTCTATACACATCAAGCAGAGGCTGTTGAATCTGCTTTTCGTGGAGAGAATTTATGCATTGTAACGCCAACAGCCTCTGGAAAAACTCTTTGTTATAATCTTCCCGTCCTGCAGGAAATCTTAAAAAATCCATCCTCACGTGCTCTTTATTTATTTCCTACCAAAGCATTGTCTCAGGACCAAGTCCACGAACTGAAAGACATAAGTGAAAAATTAGAAATAGGGATAAGAACATACACCTTTGATGGGGATACCCCTACCACAGCACGCCAAGCCATTCGTAGTGCTGGACAAATAGTTGTTACGAATCCCGATATGCTCCACACAGGCATTTTACCTCATCATACCATCTGGATTCATTTATTTGAAAACTTGAAATATGTTGTTATTGACGAAATCCATTACTATCGGGGTGTATTAGGTAGCCATTTAGCAAACATTCTGCGCCGATTAAAACGTATTGCATCATTTTACGGTTCCAACCCGCAATACATTTGCTGTAGTGCCACAATTGCCAACCCAAAAGAATTAGCAGAAAAACTAATTGAAGCACCTGTAACCCTTATTGACAAAAACGGGGCACCTCGTTCAGAAAAACATTTTTTATTTTATAACCCCCCCGTCATCGACCGCGATTTAGGTATCCGCAAATCCTCAACAAAAGAAGCAACTCGTATCGCTTCTGAACTTATCTCAAAAGACATTCAGACCATTATTTTTGCAAGAAGTCGTCTTCAGGTAGAAATTGTAACCACGTATTTAAAGGACATGGCACGACATAAAAATATTGCAGAGCATCGGGTATGTGGGTATCGTGGTGGATATTTACCAACAGAACGTCGAGCCATCGAGGAGGGACTTCGCAAAGGAGACATCCTATCCGTGGTCAGTACCAATGCTCTGGAATTAGGCATTGATATTGGCTCGTTGGACGCATGTATTATGGTAGGTTACTCTGGAAGTATATCCAGCACATGGCAACAGGCAGGTAGAGCGGGTAGAAGACAAGGAACGTCCTTGGTTATCTTAGTTGCTTCCAGCTCTCCATTAGACCAATTTATCGTAACCCATCCCGAATATTTCTTCAGCCAAACCGCAGAAAACGCAACTCTGGATCCCAATAACCTTTATATCCTTACAAGCCACTTAAAATGTGCAGCCTTTGAACTTCCCTTTATGGAAGGTGAAATATTTGGCTTGGATGAACATTCAACTCAGGCTATTTTAGAGTTCTTAGAAGAACAACACATTTTACATAAAGTCAAAAAGCAATGGCATTGGAGTGCAGAGTCATATCCAGCCCAAGACATTAGCCTTCGCACAGCAGCCCCTGGAAATGTTGTCATTCTTGACAGTCAGAATCAGGGAAGGGTTATAGGAGAGGTAGATTATTTCTCCGCACCATCCGAAGTTTTCGAGAATGCCATCTATATTCATCAAAGCGAAACCTACACCATTGAACATCTTGACTTAGAAGACCGCAAAGCATACGCACGAGCAGTAGAAACAGACTACTACACCGATGCAGAACTTAAGGTAGATTTGGGCATTTTGAATCCTTGTGAAGAAAGGGAAGAACCTCTTCATACCTGTATTTGGGGTGAACTCAAGGTAACATGGCTACCAACCATTTATAAAAAAATTAAATTTGGTACTCATGAAAATGTAGGCTGGGGGGAAATTCATCTTCCAGAACAAACCATGCATACCCTCGGGTACTGGATAGAATTATCCGACACACTTATTCAAGAAGCCCGTATACCAGAAGAACATTTAAGCGATGCCTTGGTTTCGCTCGTTAATACGCTTCGTCAGGTGGCTCCAGTACAGGTGTTGTGTGACCCTGCTGATATTCGTGCACATGCCATGCTAAAAGCACCCATCTCACAAAAGCCAACGCTCTTCCTTTATGAGAGGTATCCTGGCGGTGTTGGACTAAGCGAAAAATTATTTCATCACCACTACGAACTCATCAAAGCCAGCCTTTCACTTCTTGAAAGCTGTCCATGTAGAAATGGTTGTCCAAGTTGTGTAGGTCCAGCCATTGAGATAGGAAGCCTTGGAAAACAACATGCTTTACAGTTAGCCCAAGCCTTACGTCATGCCCAAGAGCAACGAAATGTAATCCCTTTTCAAAAACGGAGTTAA